The nucleotide sequence GTCGATCTCGCGATCGACGGCGCAGACCAGATCGACGCCGACTTGCAGGCTATCAAAGGCGGCGGCGCGGCGCACGCCCGCGAGAAGGTCGTCGACGCGGCGGCCGACCGCTTCGTCGTCGTCGCCGACCCCTCGAAGACCGTCGAACGGCTCTCGCGGGCGGTGCCGATCGAGGTCCTTCCCGACGCGTCCGCCGCGGTCGAACGCGACCTCGTCGCGCTCGGCGGCGAACCGTCGCTCCGGCGCGCCGAGCGCAAGGACGGCCCCGTCGTCACCGACAACGGCAACCTCGTTCTCGACTGCGAGTTCGGCGATATCGACGACCCGCAGTCGCTTTCGACGTCGCTGTCGGGACTTCCGGGAGTCGTCGAACACGGACTCTTCGTCGACCTCGTCGACGCGGTTTACGTCGGGACCGACGACGGAGTCGACGTCCGCCGACGGGGCTGAGCGGTCGCGTGGGCGACTGCGGCGTCGCGGGAGCGAGTCCGGCGTATCGAGAGTATGGCCGCCGCTGGTCGAGGTGGCGTCAATAAAAATTCGGGATCAGTAAACCCGACTTACAGGTCGCGGGGCTGAACCGTCTTGCGGTCGTTATCTTCCGCGCGACGGGCAGCGTCTTCGAGCAGTTCGTTCACTTCTTCGTCGAGTGCATCGTAGAAGTCAGAGGCCACGTTCTTGTCTTGGAGCGCTTCCTTGACGGCTGCTTTGACAATAAGGTCTGCCATACACCACCCTCTATATCGGCACTATATAAAAAGATTTTCCAAAACCCGGGCCTCTCCGTCCGTGCGTGTCGTCTATAGCGTTTTCTATGGGAATGATTTATATACTCGGGGATAGCAGTAGAAGAATCGCACTGATTTCATCGATTCGGTGCGTCTCGACGGATGCGTCGCCCGAACCGCGGTCGCCGCTCTCGCTCGATATCGCATCGCGTGGGAACGGATCCGATTCGACGGGGCGCACCGAAGCGACAGGTACGAGTCGACCGGTTCCGACTACGGGGTATGCGCGAAGTGCTCGAAGCGGTCGCGGCGGGTGAACTCTCCCCGGCCGAGGCGGAGGCGCGATTGGCCGGATACGTCACGACAGAGGCAGGACGATTCGACGCCGCACGGGAACAGCGACGCGGAGCGCCGGAGGGGATCCTCGCCGAGGGGAAGACGCCCGACGAAATAGCGGATCTGGCGACGACTGCGCTCGATTCAACGGGTCGCGCGCTTCTCACGCGAGTCTCCGAGGCCGACGTCGAGGCCGTCGAAGAGGCTGTCGCCGAAACGGTGGATCTCGAATACGACGCCCGCGCCGGGACGCTCGTCGTTCGTCGGGCGGACTACGAACCGCCGACG is from Halobellus sp. LT62 and encodes:
- the rpiA gene encoding ribose-5-phosphate isomerase RpiA translates to MKTTGGTDDQKRRAGDRAAELVADGDVVGLGTGSTAAHAIRAIGRAVEEGLDVRGIPTSFDSRSLAREAEIPLRSLDDVDGVDLAIDGADQIDADLQAIKGGGAAHAREKVVDAAADRFVVVADPSKTVERLSRAVPIEVLPDASAAVERDLVALGGEPSLRRAERKDGPVVTDNGNLVLDCEFGDIDDPQSLSTSLSGLPGVVEHGLFVDLVDAVYVGTDDGVDVRRRG
- a CDS encoding DUF1931 family protein, with product MADLIVKAAVKEALQDKNVASDFYDALDEEVNELLEDAARRAEDNDRKTVQPRDL